The Kribbella amoyensis genomic sequence TACATCGCGCTGGTGCCCCGGACCCCGGAGTTCCGCGAGGACCAGGTCGACCTGGTGACGTTGCTGTACGCCCGGATCGGCAAGCCCGCGCTGTACACGGTGTGGTCCGTCTCGGACGACTACTGGGCCGGGTCGTCGAAGCTGACCCGGCCGGCCGGGCTGAAGGGCCGCGAGCTCGTCGGCGTGCAGCTCGACGACAAGCAGGACAACGACCTGGTCAAGGACCGGCCCGCCCCGGGGATCGCGCGGACCGTCCAGCAGGCCGCGACCGCGTACGACGGCCGCCCGCTGCCGCAGATCCCGGCGAGTGACCTGCAGCCGCCGAGGAAGCGGCGGGAAGGTCCGTCGGTCACGGACCAGGAGGACAAGGCCGCGTTCACCGGGATGGGGATCGGCGGAGGTATCGGGTTCCTGCTCACCCTGATCCTCACCCTGCTGCACCGGCGTTCCACGGCCCGCCGGCGGGACGGGATCCGGCCCCGCTCCGCCACGGCGAAGGCGACCGCGAAGGCGAGGGCGAAGGCGGCAGCGGCCGCGAAGGCCCGGGGCGAGGCGCCGAGCACGGTGTCGGCCGTCCAGGACCAGGCGGATCGCTGGCTCACCAAGGCCGGCCGGTCGGTCAAGTCCCTGGAGGCCCGGAAGAACAAGTCCTCCGAGCAGCTGGACCGGCGCGACGACGCGGTCCGGCGGCTCGACGCGGCCCGGACCCTGCGCGAGGCGAAGGCGGACGACCTGCTCACGACGGCCGGCGCCCTCGTCCTCGCCCGGCAGGCGCACCAGGCCGCGACAGCGACCAAGGTCCAGCCGCCCTGCTTCTTCGACCCGACCCATCCGTCCGGCACGCACCAGGCCACCTGGTCGGACGACACGGACGTACCGGCCTGCCGGAACTGCGCCCGCACCGTCGAACGCGGCGGTACGCCCCGCGGTCTGCGGGTGCCCGGCCGCTCCGGTCTGCTCGGGTTGGACCGGTCGGAGGTGCCGTACTGGACCCTCGACCCGGAGGACAGCCCGTTGGTGGCGAGTGGGTTCGGCGCGTTGACCGACGACCTGCCGGAGCGGGTCGAGCGAGCCTTCGGAGGGGTCCGATGACGCGCGCCAAGGCGGTTCTCGGGTTGTTGCTGATCGCCCTCTTCTCGGTGGTGTCGCCGTCGGTCGCGTCGGCCGCGGTCCCGACCGACCCGCGAATCAAGGCCGCCGTGGCCGCCTGGAAGACCAGCGAGCTGTACGTCGATCCGGCGTACGCGCCGCTGGTCGGTGAGGACGAGGCGAAGCTGGTCGAGCGGATCCGCGGGGCGAGCGTGCCGGTGTACGTCGCGGTGCTGCCGTCCGGTGCGTGGTACCAGGAGAAGGGCGACACCGCGCTGCTGGCCGGCTGGCTCGCGACGGCGAACGAACGGCCCGGGATCTACCTGGTGATGGACGGCATCACGACGACCGGGGTCGATCACCTGATCGCCGCGTCGGGCCCGCGGCGGACGTACATGTCGGACTCCGAGGACGGCCTGGTCCCCCAGCTCGAGGAGTACCTGGGTGAGATCAAAACGGGTGAGCGGTACGAGCCGGAGCCGGCCCGGACCACGCCGTTGCCGCCGCCGGTGGAGCGGTCGTACCCGGAGGAGAAGTTCACCCCCAAGAAGGCGATCGGCAACGGCGTCGGCGGGGGCGTGATCGGACTGATCGGCGGCGCGGTGCTCGCCGGGATCGTGCTGGGAGTGGCCTCGCTGGTCGCTCGACGAGGAGGACGGTAGTGAAGGCCAGGTACGCGCTGACAGTTCTGGTGACGCTGCTGGTGTCGCTGACCGCCCTACCGGCCGGCGCGGTGCCGCGGGCCGATCCGCCGACTCCGGCCGAACGGGCCACGGAGATCGCGACCGCGCTGACGAAGGACCCGCTGTACATCGACCCGGCGTACGGGGCGGCGGTGCCGGCGAACCTGCGGGCCGACGTCAAGACCAAGGCCACGGCGCTCGGGTACCCGGTCTTCACGATCGTGCTGCCGCTGACGCCGAGCGACGCGTTCGAGGGCAAGGAGCGCAACGTCCTCACCCTGGTGATGGACGCGCTGCGCAAGCCCGGCCTGTACGTCGTGGTCGACGGCGGCAGCCGGTTCCCGTGGTTCGAGGCCAAGGACCTCCCACAGGTGGACGAGAAGCAGCTCCGCCAACTCCGGGAGCGCGCCCTCGACGACACCTCCTACGACGCGGGGCCGACCGAGGTGATCAGCCGGTTCTACGCGTTGCTCGCGAACCCGAAGCTGCCGGCGCTGAACCCGGACGGGAAGCGGAAGGCGAGCCGGTCCGGTGACGACTACGGCGTGGACGCCGGTTCCGGCGGGAAGGTGGCCTTGGGCATCGGTGGGGGCGTGCTCCTGCTGATCCTGCTCGGCCTGGTGATCGGGCTGCGCCGCCGCGGCGAGCGCCCCCGACGGGGCGAGCGGCCGCGCCGGGAGAAGGCGTTCAGCATTCCGCCGCACGTCGCCGCGACGGTGGCCGCCGAACGGCGCCGCAAGCTGACCAAGGAGACCACCACCGAGCTGACCGAGCTCGGATCCCAGCTCGCCGCGCTGCCGGCCGCGTCCGGCGACGGCCTGCGGCACCAGCAGTCCGCGCTCGACGCGCACCACGCGGCCGGCCGCGTGCTCGACTCGTCCGAGGATCTCGTCGACCTGGTCGGTGCGATGGTCCTGCTGGACAAGGCCCGGCGCGAGTACGACCTCGCCGTCGCGGCCGCCAACGGACGCAAGGTGGACGACGTCGCACCGCTGTGCGCGTTCAATCCGTTGCACGGCCGCTCGTCCGGACGCCCGACGCAGGTGAAGGACGACGGCACGACCTTGACGTTGCCGCTGTGCGCGGAGTGCCGGCAGGCCTTGAAGCGTGGGACCGCGCCCGGGTCGCTGCCCGGCGACGACGGGCCTTACTGGCACGGCGACGACCTCTGGGCGCGGACGTTCTTCGGTAGCCTCGGCGAGGACCTCGCGACCGCGGTCGGTCGCGGCGAGCACCGGTCCTGAGTACGACGGGCCGACGGCTCCCCCTGAGTACGCCGGCGGACGGCTCCCCCTGAGGACCTGGTCAGGGACGAGCCGGGGTCCCCGCCGAGCCGATCAGGGGTGGCTGGGGGTCGCTGCCTGATCCGGCGTCCGGCGCCGCCCGCCTACGGTCGTACCACGATCGGGTGGTGGGACGGAGAGGACGGACGATGGCCGAGGTCAGGCAGGTCGGCGCACTGCTGCTGGCGACCGGGGTGGGGTTGACGATCTGGTCGTTCGCGGATCGCGAATCGAACGACCGGCACGAGGTGAGCGAGCGGATCTCCGAGGTCCGGCTGGCCTCGTCGAGCGCCGATGTCACCATCCGGACCGACGACGTGGACAAGACCGTCGTCGAGGAGCAGCGGACGTACTGGTTCCTGAAGCGCGGCAAGGGCTACGAGGTGAACGGGTCGACGCTGAAGCTGGACGGCGACTGCGGTTGGCAGTGCCGCGCCGACTACGTCATCACCGTCCCGCGCGGGACCAAGGTGACCGGCGAGAACGGCAGCGGGGACCTGGAGTTCTACGGCGTCGGGAGTGTGGACGCCAGGTCGCAGTCCGGCGACGTACTGGTCGAGGACGTGACCGGCGACGTGAAGGTCGAGCTCACGTCCGGGGACCTGAGCATCGACCGGGTGACCGGCAAGGTGGAGCTGGAGAGTACTTCCGGCGACGTCGAGGCGACCCGGCTGAAGGGCGGCCCGGTCACCGCGAAGACGACCTCAGGTGACGTGAAGGTGGAGCTGGACGAGGCCGCCGACGTGACCGCCGAGGGGCGCAGCGGCGATGTCGAGATCACCGCGCCGGCCGGCAGCTACCGGACCGAGACCTCGACCCGCAGCGGTGACGTCGAGAACGCGTTCGGCCAGACGAGCGACGGTACCCGGCTGCTCAAGGCAACCACCGTGAGCGGGGACGTCGAACTGCACTCCCGCTGAGCTCGTTTCGGCGACACGTTGGACGGCCCGGCGGCGCCACCGCCGGGCCGGTTCCGTTTACCGGCCGGGTACCAGGACAACGGGCCGGTTCCGTCCTGCGTTCGGGACCGGAAGTGTCGAACGACTTCACGAGGAGGCTCGCGATGAGCATCGGTGTGGGGATCTTCTTGATGGTGGTGGGCGCCATCCTCGCGTTCGCCGTCCGGGACTCGTGGGAGGCCGTCGACCTGACCGTGGTCGGCTACATCCTGATGCTCGCCGGACTGGCCGGGATCGTGCTCTCCTTCTACATCACCAACCGCCGCCGGCGAGTCCCGTCCGAGGCCATCGACCCGGCGGTCGAGGAGGAGTACCGCGTCGTCGAGGAGCACCACCGCGACGTGCGGGAGTAGCCCTCAGCCGGCCGACGCCCCGGACAGCACCAGTTCGAGCCGGGGACCGCCGTCGGCGGTGACGCGGACCGGTACGCCCCAGTCCTGCCGGTGCATGTGGCACGCGGGGAACTCGACCTCGGCCGAGTCGTCGCACGAGGCGGCCTGGACGGCGACGTGCAGGACGCCGTCGCCGACCCGCTCGTCCACCACCAACGTCCGGGTGAGGTCGGTGGAGTCGCCGGCGCCTTCGCGCAGCAGGCTCTCCGGGGTC encodes the following:
- a CDS encoding DUF4097 family beta strand repeat-containing protein; the encoded protein is MAEVRQVGALLLATGVGLTIWSFADRESNDRHEVSERISEVRLASSSADVTIRTDDVDKTVVEEQRTYWFLKRGKGYEVNGSTLKLDGDCGWQCRADYVITVPRGTKVTGENGSGDLEFYGVGSVDARSQSGDVLVEDVTGDVKVELTSGDLSIDRVTGKVELESTSGDVEATRLKGGPVTAKTTSGDVKVELDEAADVTAEGRSGDVEITAPAGSYRTETSTRSGDVENAFGQTSDGTRLLKATTVSGDVELHSR
- a CDS encoding DUF6458 family protein: MSIGVGIFLMVVGAILAFAVRDSWEAVDLTVVGYILMLAGLAGIVLSFYITNRRRRVPSEAIDPAVEEEYRVVEEHHRDVRE